A part of Syngnathus acus chromosome 20, fSynAcu1.2, whole genome shotgun sequence genomic DNA contains:
- the LOC119139297 gene encoding uncharacterized protein LOC119139297 — MGASCCCRPKSPCGSFEERSGLLKDDAGAAGPAGHLAATADCTCGPQGDEGRRMMTDTVTLKVEDTDNLQVKPLPEFEASEPMVAQENGSLMREAASSKTAANATLDEGAIGEESLETLLDAKGTSDLGSEADPQWQDGDRRPASSMEVLNLDDGPQEAQLHADVCRRDDEGEVGSKVASGCTLPTELCWKHEDPPSSVDSQEASAVAECHENTPEPDCLVTEDSKDGDRSALMSGQAEESPDVPVEPTEATGGGDEVRPAHFNHVAETLTAMPEDADSLQPAKHNQQDDRDGGHPAVAEGDDVEVTELTEQAPQILAQESTAIEGGLRSSEEDLYRGEEELPPSPDDAQAAPFGSCAPEARCSLGPAVDILSYGEREWRGNTTKSALIKKGYAELSQHFAGLRQVRGDNYCALRATLFQVLSQASQVPAWLQEDDDEDDDVTTLSQDLTARWRFPGEAEAQPDVTQRLQSYLGILRNKWGTAAHCSSDVERRQLCEDSFRGGEEEAAMLEALKLLMLRRACQLHAGMHGDHDVPLFCWLLFARDSSRCPRDFFANHLSRVGISAGLEQVEMCLLGDALRCTLQVYRLYMADTEEFVAYYPDEHKDEWPRVSLVTEDDRHYNVPVASVDREDNEETEEERAAATN, encoded by the exons ATGGGGGCCTCCTGCTGCTGTCGCCCAAAGAGTCCCTGTGGCAGTTTCGAGGAGCGAAGCGGTTTGCTGAAAGATGACGCCGGGGCCGCCGGGCCCGCAGGCCACTTAGCCGCGACGGCAGATTGCACGTGTGGGCCGCAAGGAGATGAGGGCAGAAG GATGATGACTGACACGGTGACCTTAAAGGTAGAGGACACCGACAACTTGCAGGTGAAACCTCTTCCGGAATTTGAGGCGTCGGAACCGATGGTTGCGCAGGAAAATGGGTCTTTAATGAGGGAAGCCGCGTCCAGCAAAACCGCCGCTAATGCCACGCTCGATGAAGGCGCCATCGGAGAAGAAAGCCTGGAAACGCTTCTGGACGCTAAAGGAACATCTGACCTCGGATCAGAAGCGGATCCCCAATGGCAAGATGGCGACCGGCGTCCAGCCTCATCCATGGAGGTTCTAAACCTAGATGATGGCCCACAAGAAGCACAACTGCACGCAGACGTTTGCCGGCGCGACGATGAGGGCGAGGTGGGTTCCAAAGTGGCTAGTGGCTGCACGCTGCCGACGGAGCTTTGTTGGAAGCATGAAGACCCGCCATCTTCAGTCGACTCTCAGGAGGCATCGGCGGTCGCAGAGTGTCACGAGAACACACCCGAGCCCGACTG CTTAGTGACCGAGGACTCCAAAGATGGCGACCGTTCAGCGTTGATGTCTGGCCAAGCCGAAGAAAGCCCTGATGTTCCCGTGGAGCCCACAGAAGCGACAGGGGGCGGTGACGAGGTCCGCCCTGCACACTTTAACCATGTGGCGGAGACGCTCACCGCCATGCCTGAAGACGCGGACAG CTTACAGCCAGCCAAGCACAACCAGCAGGACGACCGAGACGGAGGTCACCCCGCAGTCGCTGAGGGTGACGACGTGGAGGTTACCGAGCTGACGGAGCAAGCTCCTCAAATTCTCGCACAAGAATCCACAGCCATCGAAGGCGGCTTGAGGAGCAG TGAAGAAGATCTGTACAGAGGAGAAGAGGAGCTGCCGCCGTCTCCCGATGACGCACAAGCGGCGCCATTCGGGAGCTGCGCAC CGGAGGCCAGATGCAGTTTAGGCCCAGCGGTGGATATTTTGTCGTATGGCGAGCGAGAATGGAGAGGAAACACCACCAAAAGTGCTCTCATTAAAAAG GGTTACGCGGAGCTGTCGCAGCACTTTGCCGGCCTTCGACAAGTGCGGGGGGACAACTACTGCGCCCTGCGGGCCACCTTGTTTCAGGTGCTCTCTCAGGCTTCTCAGGTGCCCGCGTGGCTTCAGGAGGACGATGACGAGGACGACGACGTAACCACG CTTTCGCAGGACCTGACGGCTCGGTGGAGATTTCCGGGCGAGGCTGAAGCGCAACCGGACGTTACCCAGCGACTTCAGAGCTACCTGGGGATCCTCCGGAACAAG TGGGGCACGGCGGCGCACTGCTCGTCAGATGTGGAGCGCCGCCAATTGTGCGAGGACTCCTTCCGGGGCGGCGAGGAGGAAGCGGCCATGCTGGAGGCGCTCAAGCTGCTGATGCTGCGCCGCGCGTGCCAGCTGCACGCCGGCATGCACGGCGACCATGACGTGCCGCTCTTCTGCTGGCTGCTGTTTGCACGCGACTCTTCCCGCTGCCCGCGTGACTTCTTCGCCAACCACTTGAGTCGCGTGGGCATCAGCGCCGGGCTGGAGCAG GTGGAGATGTGCCTACTGGGCGACGCCCTGCGCTGCACCCTGCAGGTATACCGCCTATACATGGCTGACACGGAGGAATTTGTGGCCTACTACCCCGACGAGCACAAAGACGAGTGGCCCCGCGTTAGCCTCGTCACCGAGGACGATCGCCACTACAACGTGCCCGTCGCCAGTGTGGACCGAGAGGACAATGAGGAAACGGAGGAGGAGCGAGCGGCGGCGACCAACTGA
- the otulina gene encoding OTU deubiquitinase with linear linkage specificity a has protein sequence MSWLKAVSNGTNDVFEENADELNISAKEWTLNMKRRNRDGYVDGADAGEDAALEVGFKEGFCEGATKTRAIGRLRGIVCAIGSWYQVAHRGQPFPASVTALLQRVSQHEDSIVSEIMKAMEKPPHPSADDVAESLEELGVASPKACQESDCCMDTDCPPHCQTTHHVGGGSNTCSPSHARATNFSQLLQSCRDIAAELGLPPGLLEHINELENI, from the exons ATGTCGTGGTTGAAAGCGGTGTCAAACGGGACGAACGACGTTTTTGAGGAGAACGCGGACGAACTTAACATTTCAGCCAAAGAATGGACGCTCAATATGAAGAGAAGAAACAGG GACGGTTACGTGGATGGCGCTGACGCTGGCGAGGATGCGGCGCTGGAGGTGGGTTTCAAGGAGGGCTTCTGCGAGGGAGCGACCAAGACTCGGGCCATTGGACGACTTCGAGGGATTGTTTG CGCAATCGGCAGCTGGTACCAGGTGGCGCACCGCGGCCAGCCCTTCCCCGCCTCCGTGACGGCTCTCCTGCAGCGTGTTTCGCAGCACGAGGATTCCATCGTGTCTGAAATCATGAAGGCCATGGAGAAGCCACCTCATCCTAGTGCTGACGATGTGGCAGAGAGCCTGGAGGAGCTCGGGGTGGCATCACCCAAGGCCTGTCAGGAGAGCGACTGCTGCATGGACACGGATTGTCCTCCACATTGTCAAACGACACATCACGTGGGCGGTGGGAGCAACACTTGTTCCCCGTCCCATGCCCGTGCGACAAACTTCAGCCAGCTGCTGCAGAGCTGCAGGGACATCGCTGCGGAGCTCGGGCTACCTCCAGGGCTGTTGGAGCACATCAATGAGttggaaaatatttaa